One genomic segment of Micromonospora sp. WMMC415 includes these proteins:
- a CDS encoding nucleotide sugar dehydrogenase — MGVLTDRRDPRVAVIGLGYVGACIAAVLAERGLDVAGVDVDPHLVDELRRGHCRFEEPDLADLLRAGVDTGRLRVGTDYAAVADADVVLVTVGTPVRLDGSLADDQLRGACVELSRHLRRGQLVVVKSTVPPGTTRDFVLPLLAGGGLVGGTDFGLAFTPERLAEGTALRELRTFPIVAGGLDAGSTRDAETFWRRALGVDVIPVESLEAAEIVKLADNWWIDLNIALANELAKFSALYEVDVLEVIQAANGIPKGTGTINILLPSVGVGGSCLTKDPWMVWHSAQQRGLEILTAPAGRRVNAGMPAYTARLILDELAALGRPARGARVAVLGLAFKNDTGDLRATPVLPAVEALREAGCAVRLHDPLVDPDETEKLFGLRPVADLDDAVRDADCVAVLAHHRPFAGIDFAALPVTRPCLVLDGRAYYSRERIAELRAAGFHYRGIGR; from the coding sequence ATGGGTGTTCTGACCGACCGACGAGACCCACGGGTGGCGGTCATCGGCCTCGGCTACGTCGGGGCCTGCATCGCGGCGGTGCTGGCCGAGCGGGGCCTCGACGTGGCCGGTGTGGACGTCGACCCGCACCTGGTCGACGAGCTGCGCCGCGGGCACTGCCGTTTCGAGGAGCCCGACCTCGCGGACCTGCTCCGGGCGGGTGTCGACACGGGCCGGCTGCGGGTCGGCACCGACTACGCGGCGGTCGCCGACGCCGACGTCGTCCTGGTGACCGTCGGCACCCCGGTACGGCTGGACGGGTCGCTCGCCGACGACCAGTTGCGCGGCGCCTGCGTGGAGCTGAGCCGCCACCTGCGCCGCGGCCAGCTGGTGGTGGTCAAGAGCACCGTCCCGCCCGGCACCACCCGGGACTTCGTGCTGCCGCTGCTCGCCGGCGGCGGGCTGGTCGGCGGCACCGACTTCGGGCTGGCGTTCACGCCGGAGCGGCTCGCCGAGGGCACGGCGCTGCGGGAGCTGCGGACCTTCCCCATCGTCGCGGGCGGCCTCGACGCCGGCAGCACCCGGGACGCGGAGACGTTCTGGCGGCGCGCGCTGGGCGTCGACGTGATCCCGGTGGAGTCGCTGGAGGCCGCGGAGATCGTCAAGCTCGCCGACAACTGGTGGATCGACCTCAACATCGCCCTCGCCAACGAGCTGGCCAAGTTCAGCGCGCTGTACGAGGTGGACGTGCTGGAGGTCATCCAGGCCGCGAACGGCATCCCGAAGGGCACCGGCACCATCAACATCCTGCTGCCCAGCGTCGGGGTGGGCGGTTCCTGCTTGACCAAGGACCCGTGGATGGTCTGGCACTCGGCGCAGCAGCGGGGCCTGGAGATCCTGACGGCGCCGGCCGGGCGACGGGTGAACGCCGGGATGCCCGCGTACACCGCGCGGTTGATCCTCGACGAGTTGGCCGCGCTCGGCCGCCCCGCCCGTGGGGCGCGGGTGGCGGTGCTCGGCCTGGCCTTCAAGAACGACACCGGGGACCTGCGCGCCACGCCGGTGCTGCCGGCGGTCGAGGCGCTGCGGGAGGCCGGGTGCGCGGTGCGCCTGCACGACCCGCTGGTCGACCCGGACGAGACCGAGAAGCTGTTCGGCCTGCGCCCGGTGGCGGACCTCGACGACGCCGTACGGGACGCGGACTGCGTCGCGGTGCTGGCGCACCACCGGCCGTTCGCCGGGATCGACTTCGCCGCGCTGCCGGTCACCCGCCCGTGCCTGGTGCTCGACGGGCGGGCCTACTACAGCCGGGAGCGGATCGCCGAGCTACGGGCGGCCGGCTTCCACTACCGGGGGATCGGCCGGTGA
- a CDS encoding NAD(P)-dependent oxidoreductase → MSARVVVTGGYGFIGAHLVERLVARGDEVTVVDGAPPATGRPAWAGQVRFVQADVRDAGRLAEAIAPGVDVVYHLAAVVGVDQYLARPLDVIDINVTGTRTVLDLACRADARVLLASTSEVFGKNPAVPWREDDDRVLGATSADRWTYSTSKALTEHLAYAFGRQHGLAATIVRYFNVYGPRQRPAYLVSRSVHRALNGRPVVVYDRGRQTRCFTFVDDAVAGTLAAADRPEAVGESFNIGSMVENTIAEVVELIGALTGGAARSDVDTRAVLGTAYEDLARRIPDTTRARTMLDWKCEVPLRDGLTRTVGWARDNPWWLALPDTGAS, encoded by the coding sequence GTGAGCGCGCGGGTCGTGGTGACCGGCGGGTACGGATTCATCGGCGCCCACCTGGTGGAGCGGCTGGTGGCGCGGGGCGACGAGGTGACCGTCGTCGACGGCGCGCCCCCGGCGACGGGACGTCCGGCGTGGGCCGGGCAGGTCCGGTTCGTGCAGGCCGACGTCCGGGACGCCGGGCGGCTCGCCGAGGCGATCGCCCCGGGCGTCGACGTGGTCTACCACCTGGCCGCCGTGGTCGGCGTGGACCAGTACCTCGCCCGGCCGCTGGACGTCATCGACATCAACGTCACCGGCACGCGTACCGTGCTGGACCTGGCCTGCCGGGCGGACGCCCGGGTGCTGCTCGCCAGCACCAGCGAGGTGTTCGGCAAGAACCCGGCGGTGCCGTGGCGGGAGGACGACGACCGGGTGCTCGGCGCGACGTCGGCGGACCGCTGGACGTACTCGACGAGCAAGGCGCTCACCGAGCACCTCGCGTACGCCTTCGGCCGGCAGCACGGGCTGGCCGCGACGATCGTACGGTACTTCAACGTCTACGGTCCCCGGCAGCGGCCGGCGTACCTGGTCAGCCGCTCGGTGCACCGGGCGCTGAACGGCCGGCCGGTGGTCGTCTACGACCGCGGCCGGCAGACGCGCTGCTTCACGTTCGTCGACGACGCGGTCGCCGGCACGCTCGCCGCGGCGGACCGTCCGGAGGCCGTCGGCGAGTCGTTCAACATCGGCAGCATGGTGGAGAACACCATCGCCGAGGTGGTGGAGCTGATCGGCGCCCTGACCGGCGGCGCCGCCCGGTCCGACGTGGACACCCGGGCGGTGCTCGGCACCGCCTACGAGGACCTGGCCCGCCGCATCCCGGACACCACCCGGGCCCGGACGATGCTCGACTGGAAGTGCGAGGTGCCGCTGCGCGACGGCCTGACCCGCACGGTCGGGTGGGCCCGGGACAACCCGTGGTGGCTCGCCCTGCCCGACACCGGGGCATCCTGA
- a CDS encoding nucleotide disphospho-sugar-binding domain-containing protein has protein sequence MRVVFALWPNPAHLYPLVPLAWAMQSAGHEVRVASHPILADSTKAVGLTPVAVGDPQLMPMGPGRPQPRSVKERLDRITAALDLSPADKDVWDVFYQFMLPSMWDFHPVGSTAADPHPVLDDLVEFTRAWQPDLVLWDPCFPAGAVAARAAGAAHARLLWGLDYFASTMDRFAERAARPGPGPEANPLVETMRPGAERHGLDVDDELLLGQWTVDPTPAGVRLPTSVRTVPVRWVPFAAQEALPHWLHRRPERPRVALSLGLSQRMYFKGGWDHVPGLLRMVADLDVEVVATLNADQLAGIPELPENVRALDYLPLTHLLPSCAALVHHGGMGTFASAAALRVPQLITDSDDDNGMITIEADGLEWSMATKHIESSVTARCVAQRGAGLVLDIKNLSVEAMQKQLVRVLDEPSFREGADSLYEDLLATPSPTEIVPVLEKLTRRHRA, from the coding sequence ATGCGCGTCGTCTTCGCCCTGTGGCCGAACCCGGCCCACCTGTACCCGCTGGTCCCGCTCGCCTGGGCGATGCAGAGCGCCGGGCACGAAGTCCGCGTCGCCTCCCATCCGATACTGGCCGACAGCACGAAGGCCGTCGGGCTGACCCCGGTCGCGGTCGGCGACCCGCAGCTCATGCCGATGGGTCCCGGCCGGCCGCAGCCGCGCAGCGTCAAGGAGCGGCTCGACCGGATCACCGCCGCGCTGGACCTCTCGCCGGCCGACAAGGACGTCTGGGACGTCTTCTACCAGTTCATGCTCCCGTCCATGTGGGACTTCCACCCGGTCGGCTCGACCGCCGCCGACCCGCACCCGGTCCTCGACGACCTGGTGGAGTTCACCCGCGCGTGGCAGCCCGACCTGGTGCTGTGGGACCCGTGCTTCCCGGCCGGGGCGGTGGCGGCGCGGGCCGCCGGCGCGGCGCACGCCCGGCTGCTGTGGGGCCTGGACTACTTCGCGTCCACGATGGACCGTTTCGCCGAACGGGCCGCGCGCCCGGGCCCCGGCCCGGAGGCCAACCCGCTGGTCGAGACGATGCGCCCGGGTGCCGAGCGGCACGGCCTGGACGTCGACGACGAGCTGCTGCTGGGCCAGTGGACGGTCGACCCCACGCCGGCCGGCGTACGGCTGCCGACCAGCGTCCGGACGGTGCCGGTGCGGTGGGTGCCCTTCGCGGCGCAGGAGGCGCTGCCGCACTGGCTGCACCGGCGCCCCGAACGGCCCCGGGTCGCGCTGTCCCTGGGCCTGTCGCAGCGGATGTACTTCAAGGGCGGCTGGGACCACGTTCCCGGGTTGCTCCGGATGGTCGCCGACCTCGACGTCGAGGTGGTCGCCACGCTGAACGCCGACCAGCTGGCCGGGATCCCCGAGCTGCCGGAGAACGTCCGGGCGCTGGACTACCTGCCCCTCACCCATCTGCTGCCGTCCTGCGCCGCCCTCGTGCACCACGGGGGCATGGGCACGTTCGCCAGCGCGGCCGCGCTGCGGGTGCCACAACTGATCACCGACTCGGACGACGACAACGGCATGATCACGATCGAGGCCGACGGCCTGGAGTGGTCGATGGCGACCAAGCACATCGAGTCGTCGGTGACCGCCCGGTGCGTGGCGCAGCGGGGCGCCGGCCTGGTCCTGGACATCAAGAACCTGTCCGTGGAGGCGATGCAGAAACAGCTGGTCCGGGTGCTGGACGAGCCGTCGTTCCGGGAGGGCGCGGACTCGCTGTACGAGGACCTGCTCGCCACGCCGAGCCCGACCGAGATCGTGCCCGTGCTGGAGAAGCTGACCCGGCGGCACCGGGCCTGA
- the rfbH gene encoding lipopolysaccharide biosynthesis protein RfbH has product MSDEQKALLLDSVRKYHQEIQEERPFVPGVTEIWPSGAVLGVEERVALVEAALDLRIAAGRNARRFESAFARKLRVRKAHLCNSGSSANLLAVSALTSPQLGDRRLRRGDEVITVAAGFPTTVNPILQNGLVPVFVDIELGTYNATVERVAAAIGPKTRAIILAHAVGNPFPVAEMAELAKEHRLFLVEDNCDAVGSFYDGRPTGSFGDLATASFYPAHHMTMGEGGCVVTSNLVLARVVESLRDWGRDCWCAPGESNTCMKRFEHRMGSLPDGYDHKYIYSHVGYNLKTTDLQAALGLAQLARVDEFCATRRHNWRRLRDGLDGVPHLLLPEATPRSDPSWYGFVITVVPGAPFTVPELVDFLEERKIGTRRLFAGNLTRHPAYAGQPYRVVGELTNSDIVTSQTFHVGVYPGLTDEMIDYVVSSIREFVKTYG; this is encoded by the coding sequence ATGAGCGACGAACAGAAGGCGTTGCTGCTGGACAGCGTCCGCAAGTACCACCAGGAGATCCAGGAGGAGCGGCCCTTCGTTCCCGGCGTGACGGAGATCTGGCCGTCCGGGGCGGTGCTGGGGGTCGAGGAACGGGTGGCGCTGGTCGAGGCCGCGCTGGACCTGCGTATCGCGGCCGGGCGCAACGCCCGCAGGTTCGAGTCCGCGTTCGCGCGCAAGCTGCGGGTCCGCAAGGCGCACCTGTGCAACTCCGGGTCGTCGGCGAACCTGCTCGCGGTCTCGGCGCTCACGTCGCCGCAGCTCGGCGACCGGCGGCTGCGGCGCGGGGACGAGGTGATCACCGTCGCCGCCGGGTTCCCCACCACCGTCAACCCGATCCTGCAGAACGGGCTGGTGCCGGTCTTCGTCGACATCGAGCTGGGCACCTACAACGCCACCGTGGAGCGGGTCGCCGCGGCGATCGGCCCGAAGACCCGGGCGATCATCCTCGCGCACGCGGTCGGCAACCCGTTCCCGGTCGCCGAGATGGCCGAGCTGGCCAAGGAGCACCGCCTGTTCCTCGTCGAGGACAACTGCGACGCGGTCGGGTCGTTCTACGACGGCCGGCCCACCGGCAGCTTCGGTGACCTGGCGACGGCGAGCTTCTACCCCGCCCACCACATGACGATGGGTGAGGGCGGCTGCGTGGTGACCTCCAACCTGGTACTCGCGCGGGTGGTGGAGTCGCTGCGGGACTGGGGACGCGACTGCTGGTGCGCACCCGGCGAGAGCAACACCTGCATGAAGCGCTTCGAGCACCGGATGGGCTCGCTGCCCGACGGCTACGACCACAAGTACATCTACTCGCACGTCGGGTACAACCTGAAGACCACCGACCTCCAGGCCGCCCTTGGGCTCGCCCAGCTGGCCCGGGTCGACGAGTTCTGCGCGACGCGCCGGCACAACTGGCGGCGGCTGCGCGACGGCCTCGACGGCGTGCCGCACCTGCTGCTGCCGGAGGCCACGCCGCGCAGCGACCCGAGCTGGTACGGCTTCGTCATCACCGTCGTCCCGGGAGCGCCGTTCACCGTTCCGGAGCTGGTGGACTTCCTGGAGGAGCGGAAGATCGGCACGCGGCGGCTGTTCGCCGGCAACCTGACCCGCCACCCCGCGTACGCCGGCCAGCCCTACCGGGTGGTGGGCGAGCTGACCAACAGCGACATCGTCACCAGCCAGACCTTCCACGTCGGCGTCTACCCCGGCCTCACCGACGAGATGATCGACTACGTCGTCTCGTCGATCCGGGAGTTCGTCAAGACCTACGGGTGA
- a CDS encoding DUF899 domain-containing protein, translated as MNLPPVVSSEEWQAARERLLVKEKEATRARDALAAERRRLPMTRIEKEYVFEGPAGKARLADVFEGRRQLVVYHFMFTPGSAHRCEGCSMFVDNLGHPAHLNARDTTLALVSRAPLAEITPFQERMGWTVPWYSSYGTDFNADLGLTSEAGESFGLSVFLRDGDDVYRTYFTTARGVEALGSNWTFLDLTPLGRQETWEDTPDGRPQTTPYSWWRLHDDYDK; from the coding sequence ATGAACCTGCCACCGGTCGTGTCGTCGGAGGAGTGGCAGGCCGCGCGCGAGCGGCTGCTGGTCAAGGAGAAGGAGGCGACCCGGGCCCGGGACGCGCTCGCCGCCGAGCGCCGCCGGCTGCCGATGACGCGGATCGAGAAGGAGTACGTCTTCGAGGGCCCGGCCGGGAAGGCCCGCCTGGCCGACGTGTTCGAGGGGCGGCGGCAGCTCGTCGTCTACCACTTCATGTTCACGCCGGGCTCGGCGCACCGCTGCGAGGGCTGCTCGATGTTCGTCGACAACCTCGGGCATCCGGCCCACCTCAACGCCCGGGACACCACGCTCGCCCTGGTCTCGCGGGCCCCGCTGGCCGAGATCACGCCCTTCCAGGAGCGCATGGGCTGGACGGTGCCCTGGTACTCGTCCTACGGCACCGACTTCAACGCTGACCTCGGGCTGACGTCGGAGGCGGGGGAGTCCTTCGGTCTCAGTGTCTTCCTGCGCGACGGCGACGACGTGTACCGCACGTACTTCACCACCGCCCGCGGCGTGGAGGCCCTCGGCAGCAACTGGACGTTCCTCGACCTGACCCCGCTGGGTCGCCAGGAGACCTGGGAGGACACCCCGGACGGGCGGCCGCAGACCACGCCGTACAGCTGGTGGCGGCTGCACGACGACTACGACAAGTAG
- a CDS encoding SAM-dependent methyltransferase produces the protein MSTESVERPSPARMYDYFLHGTNNYPVDRVAAEAVIGRVGQTLTRDVVWENRRFLGRVVRYLAAECGIRQFIDVGAGLPSQENTHQVAQRAVTAPRVIYVDNDPAVAEHGTRLLTEQERANTAILTADLRDPAAILDHPDTKALIDFSEPVAVLFVAVFHFVRDSEDPASILRAFRDRMAPGSYLALSHLAVEGSPAEERALMEESYRNATAPMVYRSTAAIRGLFDGFVLVPPGLVPTGRWRPDEPDAPSTERMYAGVGRKP, from the coding sequence ATGTCGACCGAGTCCGTGGAGCGGCCCTCACCGGCCCGGATGTACGACTACTTCCTGCACGGCACGAACAACTACCCGGTGGACCGGGTGGCGGCGGAGGCGGTGATCGGCCGGGTCGGTCAGACGCTGACCCGGGACGTGGTCTGGGAGAACCGCCGCTTCCTCGGTCGTGTCGTGCGGTACCTGGCGGCCGAGTGCGGGATCCGGCAGTTCATCGACGTGGGCGCCGGGCTGCCGAGCCAGGAGAACACGCACCAGGTGGCGCAGCGGGCGGTGACCGCCCCGCGGGTCATCTACGTCGACAACGACCCCGCGGTGGCCGAACACGGCACGCGGCTGCTCACCGAGCAGGAACGGGCCAACACCGCCATCCTGACCGCCGACCTGCGCGACCCCGCCGCGATCCTCGACCACCCGGACACGAAGGCGCTGATCGACTTCTCGGAGCCGGTCGCCGTGCTGTTCGTCGCGGTCTTCCACTTCGTCCGCGACAGCGAGGACCCGGCGTCGATCCTCCGCGCGTTCCGGGACCGGATGGCGCCCGGCTCGTACCTGGCGCTGTCCCACCTCGCGGTGGAGGGCTCGCCGGCCGAGGAACGCGCGCTGATGGAGGAGAGCTACCGCAACGCCACCGCGCCGATGGTCTACCGGTCGACCGCGGCCATCCGCGGGCTGTTCGACGGCTTCGTCCTCGTGCCGCCGGGCCTGGTGCCGACCGGCCGGTGGCGGCCCGACGAGCCGGACGCCCCGTCGACCGAGCGGATGTACGCCGGCGTGGGACGCAAGCCCTGA
- a CDS encoding DegT/DnrJ/EryC1/StrS aminotransferase family protein gives MINVFQPTLGAAELDAVRDVFDSNWLGHGPRTRQFEREFAEHAGLAPERTIFITSATAGLFLAVELLGLGPGDDVVLPSISFVGAANAIAAAGARPVFCDVDPHTLNPTVTDVERALTPATKAVIVLHYGGVPGEVAAIAELCRQRRLALVEDAACAVASTVDGRACGSFGDIAMWSFDAMKILVTGDGGMLHVRDDELARRAHRLAYHGLEHASGFSAAGKGVPHRWWELTVREYGRRVVGNDLTAAIGLVQLHRLPEFVARRREIAGTYDRLLADAEGVRLPPPVPDGQVSSHYFHWVQLDPAIRDQVAADLLDLGIYTTFRYAPLHRVPAYGDGGHLPGADEAARTTLLLPMHQGLTDADVRTVADSLRKSVDQRQAAAGG, from the coding sequence ATGATCAACGTCTTCCAGCCGACGCTGGGCGCGGCGGAGCTCGACGCCGTGCGCGACGTGTTCGACAGCAACTGGCTGGGGCACGGGCCGCGCACCCGGCAGTTCGAGCGGGAGTTCGCCGAGCACGCCGGGTTGGCGCCGGAGCGGACCATCTTCATCACCTCGGCCACCGCCGGTCTCTTCCTCGCCGTGGAACTGCTGGGCCTCGGGCCGGGCGACGACGTGGTGCTGCCGTCGATCAGCTTCGTCGGGGCGGCCAACGCGATCGCGGCCGCCGGCGCCCGGCCGGTCTTCTGCGATGTCGACCCGCACACCCTCAACCCGACCGTCACCGACGTGGAGCGGGCGCTCACCCCCGCCACCAAGGCGGTGATCGTGCTGCACTACGGCGGCGTGCCGGGCGAGGTGGCGGCGATCGCCGAGCTGTGCCGGCAGCGCCGGCTGGCACTGGTGGAGGACGCGGCGTGCGCCGTCGCGTCCACCGTCGACGGCCGCGCCTGCGGCAGCTTCGGCGACATCGCCATGTGGAGCTTCGACGCGATGAAGATCCTCGTCACCGGCGACGGCGGGATGCTGCACGTGCGGGACGACGAGCTGGCCCGGCGGGCGCACCGGCTGGCGTACCACGGCCTCGAACACGCCAGCGGCTTCTCCGCCGCCGGCAAGGGCGTGCCGCACCGCTGGTGGGAGCTCACGGTCCGGGAGTACGGCCGCCGGGTCGTCGGCAACGACCTGACCGCCGCGATCGGCCTGGTCCAGCTGCACCGGCTGCCGGAGTTCGTGGCCCGCCGGCGGGAGATCGCCGGGACGTACGACCGGCTGCTGGCCGACGCCGAGGGGGTCCGGCTCCCACCGCCGGTGCCCGACGGCCAGGTCAGCTCGCACTACTTCCACTGGGTCCAGCTCGACCCGGCGATCCGCGACCAGGTGGCGGCGGACCTGCTGGACCTCGGGATCTACACCACCTTCCGGTACGCGCCGCTGCACCGGGTGCCCGCGTACGGCGACGGCGGGCACCTGCCCGGCGCCGACGAGGCGGCGCGGACCACTCTCCTCCTACCGATGCACCAGGGGTTGACCGATGCAGACGTACGAACGGTGGCGGACAGCCTGCGCAAGTCCGTCGACCAGCGACAGGCCGCGGCCGGTGGCTGA
- a CDS encoding glucose-1-phosphate thymidylyltransferase: MKALVLAGGSGTRLRPLTYSMPKQLVPVGNRPVLEHVLDAVRAAGVTDVGVVVGGWAEQIADALGDGSRLGVRLTYLRQDQPRGLADCVRVGRRFLGDDDFLMYLGDVMLPDGVARYADEFRARRPAAHVLVHKVADPRAFGVVELGPDGAVRRLVEKPRHPRSDLALVGVYFFTSAVHAAVDAITPSGRGELEITDAVQWLVGAGADVRASEYHGYWRDTGRVEDLLACNRHLLDGLAREVAGQVDAASELTGPVVVAPGARVVASRVEGPVVIGADTVVQGCRIGPHTAIGRGCRLTDAEVTDSIVLEGASITAVRGLQGSLIGRSATVRPGPTTGSRLVVGDHTRVEIAA, translated from the coding sequence GTGAAGGCCCTGGTGCTCGCCGGCGGCTCCGGCACCCGGCTGCGCCCGCTGACCTATTCGATGCCCAAGCAGCTCGTGCCGGTGGGCAACCGGCCGGTGCTGGAGCACGTGCTGGACGCGGTCCGCGCCGCCGGCGTGACCGACGTCGGGGTGGTGGTGGGCGGCTGGGCCGAGCAGATCGCCGACGCCCTCGGCGACGGCTCCCGGCTGGGCGTACGGCTGACGTACCTGCGCCAGGACCAGCCGCGTGGCCTGGCCGACTGCGTCCGGGTGGGCCGCCGGTTCCTCGGTGACGACGACTTCCTCATGTACCTCGGCGACGTCATGCTGCCCGACGGCGTGGCCCGGTACGCCGACGAGTTCCGCGCCCGCCGGCCGGCCGCGCACGTGCTCGTGCACAAAGTGGCCGACCCGCGCGCCTTCGGCGTCGTCGAACTGGGCCCGGACGGGGCCGTACGGCGGCTGGTGGAGAAGCCCCGGCACCCGCGCAGCGACCTCGCCCTCGTCGGGGTCTACTTCTTCACCTCGGCGGTGCACGCCGCGGTCGACGCGATCACCCCGAGCGGCCGGGGCGAGCTGGAGATCACCGACGCCGTGCAGTGGCTGGTCGGTGCCGGCGCGGACGTCCGCGCCAGCGAGTACCACGGCTACTGGCGGGACACCGGCCGGGTGGAGGACCTGCTGGCCTGCAACCGGCACCTGCTCGACGGCCTGGCCCGCGAGGTGGCCGGTCAGGTGGACGCCGCCAGTGAGCTGACCGGACCGGTGGTGGTGGCGCCCGGCGCCCGGGTGGTCGCCTCCCGCGTGGAGGGGCCGGTGGTGATCGGCGCGGACACCGTCGTCCAGGGCTGCCGCATCGGGCCGCACACCGCGATCGGCCGCGGCTGCCGGCTCACCGACGCCGAGGTGACCGACTCGATCGTCCTGGAGGGCGCCTCCATCACCGCCGTCCGGGGCCTGCAGGGCTCGCTGATCGGCCGGTCCGCCACGGTCCGTCCCGGCCCGACGACCGGCAGCCGGCTGGTCGTCGGCGACCACACCCGGGTCGAGATCGCCGCATGA
- a CDS encoding MFS transporter, translating into MMDVNESEAGPRAGRREWVGLAVLALPTLLLALDLNVLYLALPHLSADLAPDAAQLLWIMDIYGFMIAGFLVTMGTLGDRIGRRRLLMIGAAAFGVASVVAAYSTSAEMLIATRALLGVAGATLMPSTLSLISNMFRNAQQRTMAIGIWMSCFMIGSIIGPLIGGALLEGFWWGSVFLLGVPVMVVLLIAAPALLPEYRNPDAGRLDLVSVALSLATVLPVVWGLKELAKDGFGAPPLLAMVVGLVIGVAFVHRQRRLAHPLLDVRLFANRTFSAALLIMLIGGATIGGIALLFAQYAQLVEGLSPLRAGLWMLPYAVSMLIGSMLAPMIAQRVAPGYVVAGGMAIAAVGYALIGLVGSAGGLGLAVTGLVIVYLGFGPGAVLGTDLIIGAAPPERAGSASSMSETSTELGVALGVALLGSVGTAVYRGEVAPAVPAGLPGEVSEAAEESLAGASAVVGQLPEQTGAALLEAAREAFTSGFNAAGVVSAGLAVLLAVLSALLLRRVRPTAEQPSADAAQGSGEPAAGTGGSPEPARQ; encoded by the coding sequence ATGATGGACGTCAACGAGAGCGAGGCCGGGCCCCGGGCCGGCCGGCGGGAGTGGGTCGGGCTCGCGGTGCTCGCCCTGCCCACGCTGCTGCTGGCGCTCGACCTCAACGTGCTCTACCTGGCGCTGCCGCACCTGAGCGCCGACCTGGCGCCGGACGCCGCCCAGCTGCTGTGGATCATGGACATCTACGGTTTCATGATCGCCGGGTTCCTGGTCACGATGGGCACCCTCGGCGACCGGATCGGCCGGCGGCGGCTGCTGATGATCGGTGCGGCCGCCTTCGGCGTGGCTTCCGTCGTCGCCGCGTACTCCACCAGCGCCGAGATGCTGATCGCCACGCGGGCGCTGCTGGGCGTCGCCGGTGCGACGCTGATGCCGTCGACCCTGTCGCTGATCAGCAACATGTTCCGCAACGCGCAGCAGCGCACCATGGCCATCGGCATCTGGATGAGCTGCTTCATGATCGGCTCGATCATCGGGCCGCTGATCGGCGGCGCCCTGCTCGAGGGGTTCTGGTGGGGCTCGGTGTTCCTGCTCGGCGTACCGGTGATGGTCGTGCTCCTGATCGCCGCGCCGGCGCTGCTGCCCGAGTACCGCAACCCCGACGCCGGCCGTCTCGACCTGGTGAGCGTCGCCCTCAGTCTGGCCACCGTGCTGCCGGTGGTCTGGGGCCTCAAGGAGCTGGCCAAGGACGGGTTCGGGGCACCGCCGCTGCTGGCCATGGTGGTCGGGCTGGTGATCGGCGTGGCCTTCGTCCACCGGCAGCGCCGGCTCGCCCACCCGCTGCTGGACGTGCGCCTGTTCGCCAACCGCACCTTCAGCGCCGCGCTGCTCATCATGCTGATCGGCGGGGCCACCATCGGCGGCATCGCGCTGCTCTTCGCCCAGTACGCCCAGCTCGTCGAGGGACTCTCGCCCCTGCGCGCCGGTCTCTGGATGCTGCCGTACGCGGTGTCCATGCTGATCGGGTCGATGCTGGCGCCGATGATCGCGCAGCGCGTCGCGCCGGGCTACGTGGTGGCCGGCGGCATGGCGATCGCCGCGGTCGGCTACGCGCTGATCGGCCTGGTGGGCAGCGCCGGCGGGCTCGGGCTGGCGGTCACCGGTCTGGTGATCGTCTACCTCGGCTTCGGCCCGGGAGCCGTGCTGGGCACCGACCTGATCATCGGTGCGGCGCCGCCCGAGCGGGCCGGCTCCGCGTCGTCGATGTCCGAGACCAGCACCGAACTGGGTGTCGCGCTCGGCGTCGCGCTGCTGGGCAGCGTCGGCACGGCGGTCTACCGCGGCGAGGTGGCCCCCGCCGTCCCCGCCGGCCTGCCGGGCGAGGTCAGCGAGGCGGCCGAGGAGTCCCTCGCCGGCGCGAGCGCGGTCGTCGGCCAGCTGCCCGAGCAGACCGGCGCGGCACTGCTGGAGGCGGCCCGGGAGGCGTTCACGAGTGGCTTCAACGCGGCGGGCGTGGTGAGCGCCGGGCTGGCCGTGCTCCTCGCCGTGCTCTCGGCGCTGCTGCTGCGGCGGGTCCGCCCGACGGCGGAGCAGCCGTCGGCCGACGCGGCGCAGGGGAGCGGGGAACCGGCGGCCGGCACCGGCGGCTCCCCGGAGCCCGCGCGGCAGTAG
- a CDS encoding SgcJ/EcaC family oxidoreductase — MTTTATTRWGDATQILGAAGVTEDPAYVRDFPSAEERAILAVPQLIQAAWKANDADLFADIFAENGSLLMGDEQLTSREEIRAYMAKGFGGPYRGAYVKGYPVALRMLHPDAAMVVTGGGIILAGESGIAPDRHIRATWIIVRREGERPQLLSHQSSPVTG, encoded by the coding sequence ATGACCACCACAGCGACGACGCGGTGGGGCGACGCGACGCAGATCCTCGGCGCCGCCGGCGTCACCGAGGATCCCGCCTACGTCCGCGACTTCCCCAGCGCCGAGGAACGGGCGATCCTGGCCGTCCCGCAGCTCATCCAGGCGGCGTGGAAGGCCAACGACGCCGACCTCTTCGCCGACATCTTCGCCGAGAACGGCAGCCTGCTGATGGGCGACGAGCAGCTGACCAGCCGCGAGGAGATCCGCGCGTACATGGCCAAGGGGTTCGGCGGCCCCTACCGGGGCGCGTACGTCAAGGGTTACCCGGTCGCCCTGCGGATGCTGCACCCGGACGCCGCGATGGTGGTCACCGGCGGCGGCATCATCCTGGCCGGCGAGAGCGGCATCGCGCCCGACCGCCACATCCGCGCCACCTGGATCATCGTCCGCCGCGAGGGCGAGCGCCCGCAGTTGCTGTCCCACCAGAGCAGCCCCGTCACCGGCTGA